In the genome of Mauremys mutica isolate MM-2020 ecotype Southern chromosome 8, ASM2049712v1, whole genome shotgun sequence, one region contains:
- the POU4F3 gene encoding POU domain, class 4, transcription factor 3 — MMAMNTKQPFTMHPALQEPKYSSLHSSSEAMRRVCLPAPQLQGNIFGSFDENLLARAEALAAVDIVSHGKSHPFKPDATYHTMSSVPCTSTSSTAPISHPSALTSHPHHSVHPGLDGDLLDHISPTLTVSGMGAPDHTVMSAQIHPHHLGAMGHLHQAMGMGHPHPVSAHNGMSCISDVESDPRELEAFAERFKQRRIKLGVTQADVGAALANLKIPGVGSLSQSTICRFESLTLSHNNMIALKPVLQAWLEEAEAAYREKNTKPDLFSGSERKRKRTSIAAPEKRSLEAYFAIQPRPSSEKIAAIAEKLDLKKNVVRVWFCNQRQKQKRMKYSAVH, encoded by the exons ATGATGGCCATGAACACCAAGCAGCCTTTCACTATGCACCCTGCCCTGCAGGAGCCCAAGTACTCCAGCTTGCATTCCAGTTCAGAGGCGATGCGCAGAGTTTGCCTTCCAGCCCCGCAG CTTCAGGGCAATATATTTGGAAGCTTTGATGAGAATCTGCTGGCCCGCGCTGAAGCTCTGGCGGCTGTTGATATTGTCTCCCACGGCAAGAGCCATCCGTTCAAGCCAGACGCGACCTACCATACCATGAGCAGTGTCCCCTGCACGTCTACCTCCTCCACCGCGCCCATCTCGCATCCTTCGGCCCTGACCTCGCATCCCCACCACTCGGTGCACCCGGGGTTGGATGGAGACCTCCTGGACCACATCTCCCCAACGCTGACCGTGAGCGGCATGGGGGCGCCCGACCACACGGTGATGTCGGCTCAGATTCACCCGCACCACCTGGGCGCCATGGGGCACCTGCACCAAGCCATGGGCATGGGCCACCCGCACCCGGTCTCCGCTCACAACGGCATGTCCTGCATCAGCGACGTGGAGTCggatcccagggagctggaggctttCGCCGAGCGGTTCAAGCAGAGGCGGATCAAGCTGGGGGTGACCCAGGCGGATGTAGGGGCGGCTCTGGCCAACCTCAAGATCCCCGGCGTGGGCTCGCTCAGCCAAAGCACCATCTGCCGGTTCGAGTCCCTCACCCTGTCCCACAACAACATGATCGCCCTGAAGCCCGTGCTCcaagcctggctggaggaggctgaAGCTGCCTACAGGGAGAAGAACACCAAGCCGGACCTGTTCAGCGGCAGCGAGAGGAAGCGCAAGCGGACCTCCATCGCCGCCCCAGAGAAGCgctccttggaagcctattttgCCATCCAGCCCAGACCCTCCTCGGAGAAGATCGCAGCCATAGCGGAGAAACTGGACCTGAAAAAGAACGTGGTGCGGGTTTGGTTCTGCAACCAGAGACAGAAACAGAAACGCATGAAGTACTCCGCCGTGCATTGA